A single genomic interval of Rosistilla ulvae harbors:
- a CDS encoding DUF1549 domain-containing protein has product MPTYALPLWMLLALWLTVQNVAAQPVSFELEVQPILAARGCSTGPCHGKQNGQNGFQLSLLGFDSNFDYNAIARDARGRRVFPTSPRESLLLLKATGELPHGGGRKMDENSDEYRTLLRWIESGMPRNLPEEPNLDQVTVSPTQKFLKPGESLPLVVTAHYSNGTQQDVTAMAMYQSNESATVAVGDDGVVRAGSLPGEAAIMVRYMNVIATCNVAIPLAGDVPDELYADLPRNNFIDDHVWNKLQSLGITPSAPVDDAKFMRRVYTDIIGRLPTADEATAFLDDPSSTKRLNLIDDLLQRPEYAEHWANKWADLLRPNPYRVGIKAVLNYDLWIRERFRNNMPWDQFVRELLTAQGSTFHNGAVTLFRDRRSPDELTTITTQLFLGIRLECAKCHHHPFEKWSQHDFYSFASYFAGLGRKGRGVSPPISGSEEIVYAAKKGTVKHPTTGESLEPAPLFGTADVGADDKDTRVAMAAWITSPENDYFAQTMANRVWADMMGRGIVEPVDDLRATNPPSNGPLLEALADHFRESGFDIQELIRAIAASAVYSLDSVPNERNVGDTRNFSRRYRQRLRAEVLMDSVAEVTGVEDSFTGMPAGSSAKEIWTHRISSQFLDAFGRPDPNQDPPSERQEQTTVTQTLHLMNSKTMQAKITSDSGRAAELAKSDLTPEQVVRQLYLSTYSRLPDEVETKFGVSLFAGGETDPAARRDAIQDLMWALLNTPEFMFKD; this is encoded by the coding sequence ATGCCTACCTACGCACTTCCGCTTTGGATGCTCCTTGCCTTATGGCTGACGGTGCAGAATGTTGCTGCACAACCTGTCAGCTTTGAGCTAGAGGTCCAGCCGATTCTCGCTGCTCGCGGTTGCAGCACCGGTCCTTGCCACGGCAAACAGAACGGCCAAAACGGTTTCCAGTTGTCGTTGCTCGGCTTCGATTCCAATTTCGATTACAACGCGATCGCTCGGGATGCCCGCGGCCGCCGCGTCTTTCCGACCTCGCCGCGCGAGAGCCTACTGTTGCTCAAAGCCACCGGCGAACTGCCGCATGGCGGCGGTAGAAAGATGGACGAAAATAGCGACGAATACCGAACGCTGCTGCGTTGGATCGAATCGGGCATGCCGCGGAATCTGCCCGAAGAACCGAACCTGGACCAGGTGACGGTCTCGCCGACGCAGAAGTTCCTGAAGCCAGGCGAATCGCTGCCGTTGGTTGTCACCGCTCACTACAGCAACGGCACGCAGCAAGACGTCACCGCGATGGCGATGTACCAATCGAATGAAAGCGCAACCGTAGCGGTTGGCGACGACGGCGTCGTGCGAGCTGGTTCGCTGCCAGGCGAAGCGGCGATCATGGTCCGATACATGAACGTGATCGCGACCTGCAACGTCGCGATCCCGTTGGCTGGCGATGTCCCCGACGAACTTTATGCCGACCTGCCACGCAATAACTTCATCGACGATCACGTCTGGAACAAACTGCAGTCGCTGGGGATCACTCCCTCGGCACCGGTCGACGATGCCAAGTTCATGCGTCGCGTTTACACCGACATCATCGGCCGCTTGCCGACCGCCGACGAAGCGACAGCGTTTTTGGACGACCCCTCGTCGACCAAGCGTTTGAATCTGATCGACGATCTGCTGCAGCGTCCCGAATATGCAGAGCACTGGGCGAACAAGTGGGCCGATCTGCTGCGGCCCAATCCGTACCGCGTCGGAATCAAGGCGGTGCTGAATTACGACCTCTGGATCCGCGAGCGTTTCCGCAACAACATGCCGTGGGATCAGTTCGTTCGGGAACTGCTGACCGCCCAAGGAAGCACGTTCCACAACGGTGCGGTGACGCTGTTCCGCGATCGTCGATCGCCCGACGAATTAACAACGATCACGACTCAGTTGTTCCTGGGCATCCGACTGGAATGCGCCAAGTGCCACCATCATCCGTTTGAGAAGTGGAGCCAACACGACTTCTACAGCTTCGCCTCCTACTTCGCCGGCTTAGGCCGCAAGGGCAGGGGAGTGTCGCCGCCGATTTCCGGAAGCGAAGAGATCGTCTACGCCGCCAAGAAGGGAACCGTCAAACATCCGACGACCGGCGAATCGCTGGAGCCAGCTCCATTGTTCGGGACAGCTGACGTTGGTGCCGACGACAAAGACACCCGCGTCGCGATGGCAGCTTGGATTACCAGCCCCGAAAACGACTACTTCGCTCAAACGATGGCGAATCGTGTTTGGGCTGACATGATGGGCCGCGGAATCGTCGAACCTGTCGACGATTTGCGAGCGACCAACCCGCCATCCAACGGACCGCTGTTGGAAGCGTTGGCCGATCATTTCCGCGAATCGGGCTTCGACATCCAAGAGCTGATCCGAGCGATCGCCGCTTCGGCTGTCTATTCGTTGGACAGCGTGCCGAACGAGCGAAACGTCGGTGACACCCGCAATTTCTCGCGTCGTTATCGCCAACGATTGCGAGCCGAAGTGTTGATGGATTCGGTCGCCGAAGTGACAGGTGTCGAAGACAGCTTCACCGGCATGCCAGCCGGCAGCAGCGCCAAAGAGATCTGGACCCACCGGATCAGCTCGCAGTTCTTAGACGCCTTTGGCCGCCCCGATCCAAACCAAGATCCACCCAGCGAAAGACAGGAACAGACGACGGTGACGCAGACCTTGCATCTGATGAATTCCAAAACGATGCAGGCCAAGATCACTTCCGATTCGGGCCGTGCGGCCGAACTGGCCAAGAGCGATCTGACGCCAGAACAGGTCGTCCGTCAACTGTATTTGTCGACCTACAGCCGCTTGCCCGACGAAGTCGAAACCAAGTTTGGCGTCTCGCTGTTTGCAGGTGGTGAAACCGATCCGGCAGCTCGCCGCGATGCGATTCAAGATTTGATGTGGGCTTTGCTCAACACCCCCGAGTTCATGTTCAAGGATTAG
- a CDS encoding M13 family metallopeptidase yields the protein MTRTLCLFLTLALATVSTTRSVSAQTKLLSGIDTTNFSDTVTAGADFYEYINEGWLKKHPLPGDESNYGVFTMLNDQTQEAVRTMIQEAAEATDRPAGSDAQKVGDFYTSYIDIETRNKRGAKPLAPLLKQIEQADTKAKLAVLMAQLSRQGISQPVGYYVSPDARDSANYTVYFSQHGTTLPDRDYYLEDDTMYVRVREAFPDYIVKLLTAVGYPDPEAAAPQIVALETKLAEAQWTKVANRDPIKTYNKVSSGDLAKTLKHLQFEKFAEVTDVDRIENYVVRQPSFLEAVNELFDQESLQVWQAYMAFHVADSLAPVLSSDIEKIHFDFHDTVISGVGEQQPMWKRGVEATGGTLSELVGKLYVDKHFTPQAKQRMTELVENLKAAFAKRIDQLEWMTPPTKLQAHEKLSKFRTKIGYPDQWKDYSKLEIKPDELFENVMRAAEVEHAREVDKLGGPIDPHEWHMSPQTINAYYNPVMNEIVFPAAILQPPFFNLEADDAVNYGGIGSVIGHELSHGFDDKGSKYDGDGNLRNWWNESDRSEFEKRSQGLVEQFSQYKPFPDMSVNGELTLGENIGDLGGLNVAYTAYQMSLEGKPAPVIDGLTGDQRLFIGWAQVWPRHYREPELRRRLVVDPHSPSRYRVNGIVSNMDAFYKAFDIKPGDKMFIPADRRVKIW from the coding sequence ATGACTCGCACGCTCTGCCTGTTCCTAACGCTCGCTCTTGCGACCGTATCGACCACGCGTTCGGTCTCCGCCCAGACCAAACTGCTGTCGGGGATCGACACAACCAATTTCAGCGACACCGTCACTGCGGGGGCTGACTTCTACGAGTACATCAACGAGGGTTGGTTAAAGAAACATCCGCTGCCCGGAGACGAATCGAACTACGGCGTCTTCACGATGCTCAACGATCAGACCCAAGAAGCGGTCCGCACGATGATCCAGGAAGCTGCCGAGGCGACCGATCGCCCCGCCGGATCGGACGCTCAAAAGGTGGGCGACTTCTACACGTCGTATATCGATATCGAAACGCGTAACAAGCGAGGCGCCAAACCGCTGGCGCCGCTGTTGAAACAAATCGAGCAAGCCGACACCAAAGCCAAGCTGGCCGTGCTGATGGCTCAATTGTCGCGGCAAGGGATCTCCCAACCTGTCGGTTATTATGTCTCGCCCGACGCCCGCGATTCGGCTAACTACACCGTTTACTTCTCGCAGCACGGGACCACGTTGCCCGACCGCGATTATTACTTGGAAGACGATACGATGTACGTGCGGGTTCGCGAAGCGTTCCCCGATTACATCGTCAAACTGTTGACCGCTGTCGGTTACCCCGATCCCGAAGCCGCCGCGCCGCAGATCGTCGCTCTGGAAACCAAGCTGGCGGAAGCTCAGTGGACCAAGGTTGCCAACCGCGATCCGATCAAGACCTATAACAAGGTCTCCAGCGGCGACTTGGCCAAGACGCTGAAGCATCTGCAATTCGAGAAGTTCGCCGAAGTCACCGACGTCGACCGGATCGAAAACTATGTCGTGCGGCAGCCGAGCTTTCTCGAAGCTGTCAACGAACTGTTCGACCAAGAATCGCTGCAAGTATGGCAAGCGTACATGGCGTTTCATGTCGCCGATTCGCTGGCGCCAGTCCTGAGTTCTGATATCGAAAAGATCCACTTCGATTTCCACGACACCGTGATCAGCGGCGTGGGAGAACAACAACCGATGTGGAAGCGAGGGGTCGAAGCGACCGGCGGCACGTTGAGCGAACTGGTCGGCAAACTGTACGTCGACAAGCACTTCACGCCCCAAGCCAAGCAACGGATGACCGAACTGGTCGAGAATCTGAAAGCTGCGTTTGCCAAGCGGATCGATCAACTAGAATGGATGACTCCGCCAACCAAGCTGCAAGCTCACGAGAAGCTGTCGAAGTTCAGAACCAAAATTGGTTACCCCGACCAATGGAAAGACTACAGCAAGTTGGAGATCAAGCCGGACGAACTGTTTGAGAACGTGATGCGAGCCGCCGAAGTCGAACATGCTCGCGAGGTCGACAAGCTGGGTGGACCGATCGATCCGCACGAATGGCACATGTCGCCGCAGACGATCAACGCCTATTACAACCCCGTCATGAACGAGATCGTTTTTCCGGCGGCGATCCTGCAACCACCATTCTTTAATCTGGAAGCCGACGACGCTGTCAATTACGGCGGCATCGGATCGGTGATCGGCCATGAACTTAGCCACGGCTTCGACGACAAGGGAAGCAAGTACGACGGCGATGGTAACCTTCGCAACTGGTGGAACGAAAGCGACCGCAGCGAGTTCGAAAAACGGAGCCAAGGGCTAGTCGAACAGTTCAGCCAATACAAACCGTTCCCCGACATGTCGGTCAACGGCGAACTGACGCTGGGCGAAAACATCGGCGATCTCGGCGGCCTGAACGTCGCCTACACCGCCTACCAAATGTCGCTCGAAGGCAAGCCGGCTCCCGTCATCGATGGACTCACCGGCGATCAACGCCTGTTCATCGGTTGGGCCCAGGTATGGCCACGGCACTACCGAGAACCGGAATTACGCCGGCGTTTAGTGGTCGACCCGCACTCGCCCAGCCGATACCGAGTTAATGGAATCGTCAGCAACATGGATGCGTTTTACAAAGCGTTTGACATTAAACCAGGCGACAAGATGTTCATTCCGGCCGATCGCCGCGTGAAAATCTGGTAG
- a CDS encoding Ig-like domain-containing protein — translation MTKRSSESRKPQSKSRLRRWIHSIIGQSDARSSGSRYLRLEPLEHRQLMAGDVDLLPPIAPASDETVQYAMMSTTAAEGEATPEGEAAPDLVAFAKALSDGGVVFFGAAWCPNCTEQKELFEDGQNYLPFVEVTNPDHSLNATGTAEGISSFPTWRFQDGTEVEGVLSLADISQRSGIAIPQGETPSFVPVGNQSVGIGSPLHVPIDAYDPDGQPLTVTVTSSDPNLLEASVVSGNRSWRLKIADYGEMVFELYEQRAERPTSRIIELTEDGFYDGITFHRILDDFVLQAGDPLALGSGGSDLPDFDDQFHEDLQHNATGILSYAKTTDDTNDSQFFITEGDSRHLDFNHSIFGQLVEGEAVREAISEVPTDSSGRLTTAFANAFGQITIEEASIFTDNENSVVMLNPTGNGTGPVSVTITVTDSDGNQTSEVITVNVTADNQLNSNGKPFLGDLSDIATTAGQAATIQLSSSDVEGDAVTYAAFNVGTVGYTTSVNQSTGEVTVTPPAGFVGTFDVMVGVKAASSTVTQADSTAFDLQTLSVTVQASALQGVSLDAASDTGVSNSDGITSSTNPTFTITGTTAGSTVELLSGSTVIGSAVATGTTTQITTTQLAANGNGTYSISARQTSGGTTSAATTPITVVYDSSAPAAITTQIATQATVGSLYTIDLAQVEEGTGLIYSLANGPAGMTVDAQSGVVSWTPTTSQLGDQTFSITTSDQAGNSRDNSYSVNVGSETTVTLEMSFTDLAGNPITQLQRGDEFLLNITAIDERTFESLKGVATAYLDILYNQNLAEPVGTKLTIDPTDTPEDIAESPFTFTSSFNDARLGSAATPGLIDELGAFSTSPPGLVAGLVSVHFRASNAGTLVFTGDPADGNGTDVLVHGSDDELEPSKVNFGSASIEIVSTFVAADDIFNFDEDSSNNAMDVLSNDQLLTSGTTLTIVSTSTPVNGGTVTIVGNGDSLSYTPAANINGADEFTYTVEDQNGASQTVTVSVGLQPVNDPPTAVDDTIDNINRGSTGNVLEVLENDTITPDENETLRVVSVGTTSAGGTVTIGSGGNHIQYTPAANFSGTETFTYTISDRTTGGLTSTATVTVNVSALSTGTHAFTVVEDAAAASFDVLTGDRAANPDETNISLQSIVSTSNGGTALITSDGMVQYTPAANFFGTETVTYTIRSDDGDTGTGTITFTVTAVNDPPVAVADTFQVGKSAGATTLAVLDNDTIGVDANETLTITSVNAGNLTGTLTISSDNQSLVYTPNGTFTGTETFTYTISDNNGGEATATVTLNVLDYVPRDFNFTVESTFLNAFGFNVTLTGTDDFGNAVNSTVTVDAAGTFTFADQAPGSYTLTVPAIPFLIGAEQDQVFTIESDMDDGDYTAPTIEIGAMHPSYIAIRDWFGSTSRESVVLAVVQDGDAPGFNLQVSKLATGLTDPAVVLSDDGSQVIVTATVSNALASSALDVDSEAVDMRGQQGDFMLLRVNTPDATEFTPVSSSSAASGTAAAVFAEGEASSSAMVLPLGSADIWGQQAPNSQPSDDLSGDDEEDDDETVVNDLVFAQMGDLS, via the coding sequence ATGACAAAACGATCGTCCGAATCTCGCAAGCCACAAAGCAAGTCTCGTCTGCGCCGTTGGATTCATTCCATTATCGGGCAATCCGACGCGCGAAGCAGCGGTTCTCGTTATTTGCGGCTGGAACCGTTGGAGCATCGGCAGTTGATGGCAGGCGACGTCGATCTGCTGCCACCGATCGCACCGGCAAGCGACGAAACGGTTCAATACGCGATGATGTCGACGACCGCCGCCGAAGGGGAAGCAACTCCCGAAGGCGAAGCGGCCCCCGATCTTGTCGCTTTTGCCAAAGCGCTCTCCGATGGCGGAGTTGTCTTCTTCGGAGCGGCGTGGTGCCCGAACTGCACCGAGCAGAAGGAGTTGTTCGAAGACGGTCAGAACTATCTACCGTTTGTCGAAGTGACCAACCCCGATCACAGCCTCAATGCGACCGGCACCGCCGAAGGGATCTCCAGTTTCCCAACTTGGCGATTCCAGGATGGCACCGAGGTCGAAGGGGTTCTGTCGCTGGCCGATATCTCGCAACGCAGTGGCATCGCAATCCCGCAGGGAGAAACTCCCAGCTTTGTCCCCGTCGGCAATCAGAGCGTCGGCATCGGATCTCCGCTGCATGTCCCAATCGACGCTTACGATCCCGATGGGCAACCGTTGACGGTAACTGTCACCAGTTCGGATCCGAATCTGTTGGAGGCTTCGGTGGTCAGCGGCAATCGCAGCTGGCGACTGAAGATCGCCGATTACGGCGAGATGGTCTTCGAGTTGTACGAACAGCGGGCCGAGCGGCCGACGTCGCGGATCATCGAATTGACCGAGGACGGATTTTACGACGGGATCACGTTCCATCGCATCTTAGACGATTTTGTCCTGCAGGCTGGCGATCCCTTAGCGCTGGGGTCTGGCGGTTCGGACCTGCCCGACTTCGACGATCAATTCCACGAGGATCTGCAGCACAACGCGACGGGCATCCTGTCGTACGCCAAGACCACCGACGACACCAACGATTCGCAGTTCTTTATCACCGAAGGGGACTCGCGCCACCTCGATTTCAATCACTCGATCTTCGGGCAATTGGTCGAAGGGGAAGCGGTCCGCGAAGCGATCAGCGAGGTTCCGACCGACAGCAGCGGCCGGCTGACCACCGCATTCGCAAACGCTTTCGGGCAGATCACGATCGAAGAAGCGTCGATCTTCACCGACAACGAAAACTCAGTTGTCATGCTGAATCCGACCGGCAACGGGACCGGCCCGGTGAGCGTCACGATCACTGTCACCGACAGCGACGGGAACCAGACGTCGGAAGTGATCACGGTGAACGTGACCGCCGACAATCAACTGAACTCCAACGGCAAGCCGTTCCTGGGTGATCTGAGCGACATTGCCACGACCGCGGGACAAGCCGCCACGATCCAATTGTCCAGCAGCGATGTCGAAGGGGATGCGGTCACCTACGCTGCGTTTAACGTCGGCACCGTTGGCTACACCACGTCGGTCAACCAATCGACGGGCGAAGTTACCGTGACGCCGCCGGCCGGTTTTGTCGGTACGTTCGACGTGATGGTTGGTGTCAAAGCGGCCAGCAGCACGGTGACTCAAGCCGATTCGACTGCCTTCGATCTGCAGACCCTAAGCGTGACGGTGCAGGCATCGGCGCTGCAAGGTGTCAGCCTGGATGCGGCAAGCGACACCGGCGTCAGCAACAGCGACGGGATCACCAGCAGCACCAATCCAACGTTCACGATCACCGGCACCACAGCTGGTTCAACAGTCGAGTTGTTGTCGGGCAGCACGGTGATCGGATCGGCAGTCGCCACCGGCACGACGACTCAGATCACGACGACTCAATTGGCAGCCAACGGGAACGGCACTTATTCGATCTCGGCGCGGCAGACCAGCGGCGGGACGACCAGCGCGGCGACCACACCGATCACCGTCGTCTACGACTCCTCGGCTCCTGCCGCGATCACGACGCAGATCGCGACTCAGGCGACTGTTGGTTCGCTGTACACGATCGATTTGGCGCAGGTCGAGGAAGGGACCGGGCTGATCTACTCCTTGGCCAATGGGCCTGCGGGGATGACGGTCGACGCGCAGTCCGGCGTGGTTTCTTGGACTCCAACAACGTCGCAACTGGGCGATCAGACGTTCTCGATCACGACGTCCGACCAAGCGGGAAACAGTCGCGACAATTCATATAGTGTCAACGTGGGAAGTGAGACGACGGTCACGTTGGAGATGTCGTTCACCGATCTGGCGGGCAATCCGATCACTCAATTGCAGCGCGGGGATGAATTCCTGTTGAACATCACCGCGATCGACGAACGGACGTTCGAATCGCTCAAGGGTGTGGCGACAGCCTATTTGGATATCCTTTACAACCAGAACCTGGCCGAACCGGTGGGGACGAAACTGACGATCGATCCGACCGACACGCCGGAAGATATCGCCGAATCCCCCTTCACGTTTACCTCTTCCTTCAACGACGCTCGGCTTGGCTCAGCAGCGACCCCAGGCTTGATCGATGAACTTGGTGCGTTTTCCACCAGCCCTCCCGGCCTGGTGGCTGGTTTGGTTTCGGTCCACTTCCGCGCCTCGAATGCGGGGACGTTGGTCTTCACCGGGGATCCGGCCGACGGCAACGGCACCGACGTACTGGTCCACGGCAGCGACGATGAACTCGAGCCGTCGAAGGTAAACTTTGGTAGCGCATCGATCGAAATCGTTTCGACTTTTGTCGCCGCGGACGACATCTTCAACTTCGACGAAGATAGCTCGAACAACGCGATGGATGTATTGAGCAACGATCAATTGCTGACATCCGGGACGACGCTGACGATCGTCAGCACCAGCACGCCGGTCAATGGCGGCACGGTGACGATCGTCGGAAATGGAGATTCGTTGTCGTACACTCCCGCGGCGAACATCAACGGAGCCGACGAGTTCACCTATACGGTGGAAGATCAGAATGGTGCCAGCCAAACCGTGACGGTTTCGGTCGGGTTGCAACCGGTCAACGATCCTCCGACTGCGGTCGACGATACGATCGACAACATCAATCGCGGCAGCACCGGGAATGTGTTGGAAGTGCTGGAAAACGACACGATCACGCCAGATGAGAACGAGACTTTGCGAGTCGTTTCGGTGGGAACCACAAGCGCTGGTGGAACGGTCACCATCGGTTCTGGCGGCAATCATATTCAGTACACTCCGGCAGCCAACTTCTCCGGAACTGAGACCTTCACTTATACGATCAGCGATCGGACGACCGGTGGGCTGACAAGCACCGCCACGGTGACGGTCAACGTTTCCGCGTTAAGCACTGGAACGCATGCCTTTACCGTTGTCGAAGATGCCGCAGCGGCGTCGTTTGACGTGCTGACGGGCGACCGGGCCGCCAATCCCGATGAAACCAATATCTCGCTGCAATCGATCGTTTCGACCTCCAACGGTGGCACCGCGCTGATCACCAGCGATGGCATGGTCCAATACACTCCGGCTGCCAACTTCTTCGGTACCGAAACGGTCACCTACACCATTCGCAGCGATGACGGCGACACCGGAACCGGAACGATCACGTTTACCGTGACTGCCGTCAACGATCCGCCCGTGGCTGTCGCAGACACATTCCAGGTTGGCAAATCAGCGGGGGCGACGACGTTGGCCGTATTGGACAACGACACGATCGGGGTCGATGCCAACGAAACGCTGACGATCACTTCGGTCAACGCAGGAAACCTGACTGGCACTTTGACGATCAGTTCCGACAATCAATCGTTGGTCTACACACCCAACGGAACGTTCACCGGGACCGAGACCTTCACCTATACGATCTCCGACAACAACGGCGGCGAAGCGACAGCTACGGTGACGCTCAATGTGCTCGATTATGTGCCACGCGACTTCAACTTTACCGTCGAGAGCACGTTCTTGAACGCGTTTGGTTTCAACGTGACCCTGACCGGTACCGACGACTTTGGCAACGCAGTCAATTCGACGGTGACCGTCGATGCCGCCGGCACGTTCACCTTTGCCGATCAGGCACCGGGCAGCTACACGTTGACGGTTCCAGCGATTCCATTTTTGATTGGTGCCGAACAAGACCAAGTCTTCACGATCGAATCGGATATGGACGATGGCGATTACACCGCACCGACGATCGAGATCGGCGCGATGCATCCATCGTATATCGCGATCCGCGATTGGTTCGGCAGCACATCGCGGGAGAGCGTCGTCTTGGCGGTTGTCCAAGATGGTGATGCTCCAGGCTTTAATCTGCAGGTCTCCAAGTTGGCCACGGGGCTGACCGATCCGGCGGTCGTGTTGAGCGACGATGGGTCTCAGGTGATCGTCACGGCTACCGTTTCCAACGCGTTGGCCTCTTCGGCGCTCGACGTCGATTCGGAAGCTGTCGACATGCGTGGCCAGCAGGGCGACTTTATGCTGCTCCGAGTTAATACGCCCGATGCGACCGAATTCACACCTGTCAGCAGTTCTTCGGCGGCCAGCGGCACTGCGGCGGCCGTCTTTGCCGAGGGCGAGGCGAGCAGTTCGGCGATGGTCTTGCCGCTCGGGTCGGCCGATATCTGGGGACAACAGGCCCCCAATTCGCAGCCCTCCGACGATCTCTCTGGCGACGACGAGGAGGACGATGACGAAACCGTCGTCAACGACCTCGTGTTTGCTCAGATGGGCGATTTGAGCTGA
- a CDS encoding HU family DNA-binding protein codes for MIGKAPTKTEIFNAIAESTQLTKKDIAAVFDALSAEVATAVQGPGQFTIPGLCKVTVRETPAKPKRKGRNPATGEEIWLQPKPASKKVTIRPLKALKEMIEA; via the coding sequence ATGATAGGAAAAGCTCCAACCAAGACTGAGATCTTCAACGCAATCGCCGAGTCGACTCAGTTGACGAAGAAAGACATCGCTGCGGTATTCGACGCCCTGAGCGCCGAAGTTGCTACTGCAGTCCAGGGGCCTGGCCAGTTCACCATTCCCGGTCTTTGCAAAGTAACCGTTCGCGAAACTCCTGCCAAACCAAAGCGCAAGGGACGCAACCCAGCGACCGGCGAAGAGATCTGGTTGCAACCTAAGCCAGCATCGAAGAAGGTCACCATTCGCCCGTTGAAGGCGTTGAAGGAAATGATCGAAGCTTGA
- the fliM gene encoding flagellar motor switch protein FliM, producing the protein MSDEILSQNQVEDLIRAMESEGSGQPKAAAPSSPAANVAPRSTLSASRFNDPKLRPMNYDFKRPERVGKELMGAMRSLHEGLGRAFNAKLSGLLRSITEVKLVSADQLTYSEFVYSLDTPTCFCVLDVKPLEGNWILDIAPTLSFAVVDRMLGGDPQPNDLPNRALTEIEHRLMARVTKLFLDGMQTTWQSVAEMEPTLRSIESNPQLVQIVPPNEVIVLICFEVTMGKNRGMMNLCIPYNSIERFSSQLSSKGWGGYSSNPATPESKQALETQLDSALVELTVTLARSKIKTGDLLSMDVGDVITTEHQIDNPLEVAIQSVPKFKATVGALKGKKAVRIRDHIDLRPKPPAAEAAKS; encoded by the coding sequence ATGTCCGACGAAATACTGAGCCAAAATCAAGTCGAAGATCTAATCCGCGCGATGGAATCCGAAGGAAGCGGTCAGCCGAAAGCGGCTGCACCGTCCTCCCCCGCGGCAAACGTTGCCCCGCGATCGACGTTGTCGGCATCGCGTTTCAACGATCCGAAATTGCGGCCGATGAATTACGACTTCAAACGCCCCGAACGCGTCGGCAAGGAGTTGATGGGGGCGATGCGGTCGCTGCACGAAGGACTCGGGCGCGCGTTTAACGCCAAGCTGTCCGGGTTGTTGCGCAGTATTACCGAAGTCAAATTGGTCAGCGCCGACCAACTGACCTACAGCGAGTTTGTCTACAGCCTCGACACACCGACCTGCTTCTGCGTGCTAGACGTCAAACCGCTCGAAGGGAACTGGATCCTCGACATCGCCCCCACACTCTCGTTTGCCGTTGTCGATCGGATGCTCGGCGGAGACCCACAACCCAACGATTTGCCAAATCGCGCGTTGACCGAGATCGAACATCGCTTGATGGCTCGGGTCACCAAGCTGTTTCTCGACGGCATGCAAACGACGTGGCAAAGCGTCGCGGAAATGGAGCCGACGCTGCGATCGATCGAAAGCAATCCACAGTTGGTCCAAATCGTGCCCCCCAACGAAGTGATCGTCTTGATCTGCTTTGAAGTCACGATGGGAAAAAATCGTGGGATGATGAACCTGTGCATCCCCTACAACTCCATCGAACGCTTCAGCAGCCAATTGTCGAGCAAAGGCTGGGGCGGCTACTCCAGCAATCCAGCGACGCCCGAGTCGAAGCAGGCTCTGGAAACCCAGCTCGATTCGGCTCTCGTCGAACTAACCGTGACTCTCGCGCGATCCAAGATCAAGACCGGCGATCTGTTGAGTATGGATGTCGGCGACGTGATTACGACCGAACATCAGATCGATAATCCATTGGAAGTTGCGATTCAAAGCGTCCCCAAATTCAAAGCGACGGTCGGAGCGCTGAAGGGGAAAAAGGCTGTCCGAATCCGCGACCACATCGACCTGCGTCCCAAGCCACCCGCGGCCGAAGCGGCGAAGTCGTAG